DNA from Mycobacterium bourgelatii:
GATCTCGACGATCCGCCAGCTGGTGGCGCCCAGCGAGATGACGTCGCCCGGGCGCGATTCGTAGACCATCTCTTCATCGAGTTCGCCTACCCGCGAGGGCTTTTCAGAGTCAGAGGCGAGGTAGACGGTGAACAGCCCGCGGTCGGGAATGGCGCCGCCGGAGGTGACGGCCAGCCGTTGCGCGCCGGGCCGTGCGGTCAACGTGCCGGTGTCACGGTCGTAGACCAAACGTGGTCGCAATTCGGCGAATTCGGTGGACGGGTACTTGCCGGACAGCAAATCCAGGGTGGCCTCGAACACGCTGCGTGGCAGCGTCGCGAAGGGCGCGCTGCGTCGCACGGTGTCGAACCACGCGTCGGCGTTCAGCGGCTCCAAGGCGGCCGCGGCCACCGTGTGCTGCGCCAGGATGTCGAGCGGGTTGGCGGGCACCCGCATGGTCTCGATCTGGCCGCTGAGCATGCGTTGCACACTCACCGCGCAGCCGATCAGGTCGGTGCGGTGCTTGGGGAACAGGACCCCGCGCGAGATTTCGCCGACCTGGTGGCCGGCCCGCCCGATGCGTTGCAGGCCACTGGCCACCGATGGGGGCGCCTCCACCTGGATCACGAGGTCGACCGCGCCCATGTCGATGCCGAGCTCCAGGCTCGACGTCGCCACCACCGCCTTGAGCTGACCGCGTTTGAGGTCTTCTTCGACGATGGCTCGTTGCTCCTTGCTGACCGACCCGTGGTGCGCGCGGGCCAGTAGTGGGGGAGCGCCGAAAGTCTGGCCGCTCGCCATCACGTAGGCGGGTGCCCCGCCCGCGACCTGGGGGTTGCCGGCGGAAGGCAGTTCCACTCCCGACCGCTCCGCGTGAATCTCGTTGAGGCGCGCGGTAAGTCGCTCGGCCAACCGCCGTGAGTTGGCGAACACGATGGTGGAATTGTGCGCTTCGATGAGATCGACCAGCCGTGCCTCGACATCGGGCCAGATGGTGTTTTTCTCCAAATTGGCCATGTCCGGCACGGGAACTTGCACGGACAGTTCGACGGTCTTGCTCGACGGCGGAGCCACCACGGTGGTCCGGGCGGCGGGGTTTACCCCGGACAGGAACCGGGCGAGTTCCTCGGGCGGCCGCACGGTGGCCGACAGCCCGATGCGCTGTGGGCGCGCCGTGCCGCACAGTTCGTCGAGCCGTTCCAGTGACAGGGCCAGATGCGCGCCGCGCTTGGTGGCGGCCACGGCGTGGATCTCGTCGACAATGACGGTCTGCACGTCGGCCAGCGTCTCGCGGGCCGCCGACGTCAGCATCAGGAACAGCGACTCCGGCGTAGTGATCAGCACGTCCGGTGGTCGGGCGATGAGCTGACGGCGCAGCGTCGGGGGAGTGTCGCCGGACCGGACCCCGACGCTGATGCTCGGGACGGGCAGCCCCCGGCGTTCGGCCAGCCGGGTCAGCCCGGCCAACGGGGTGCGTAGGTTGCGTTCGACGTCGACCGCGAGCGCTTTTAGCGGAGATACGTAAAGGACGCGGGTGCCCACCGGCCGGTCGGCGGCCGTGCCGGCCTGGGCGGCCAGGTTGTCCAAAGCCCACAGGAAGGCGGCGAGCGTCTTGCCGGAGCCGGTAGGCGCGATGACCAGCGTGTCGTCGCCGTCGGCGATGGCGTTCCAGGCGCTCGCCTGCGCGGTGGTCGGCGCGGCGAACGTGCTGGAAAACCAGTCCCTGGTGATCGCACTGAAGCGATCCAATGCTGCCAGAGAAGGGGCCGGTTCGGCGTGCGCGGGGCTCACCTAACCCATCGTGCCAACAGGTACCGACAAGTTACCGTTGCGGCAGGTCGCGGGCGGTCTTCATGGCGTCGGCCAGTTTGCCCGGGATGTTGGGCACCCGGGCGATGGCGTCGAGCAGCATGTGCGCGCAGGCATCGGCGAGCATGTCGGCGTCGGTCGTCGGGTCCATGATCCGCTGGCGACAGATTTCGAACGTGAACGCGATCCAGCCGTAGATGATCACCCTCAGGTCGCGCTCGATTTCGGCGTCCAGCGCGCTCGTGTCCGGCATTCCGCTCACGACCTCGCCGATGCGGCTCATGATGTGTTCCATCTGGCGGTCCTTGGCCTCGTCGTCGATGCCAAGCAGAACCGGGTCCGACCGACCCAGGCCCACGTAGGCGGCCCAGGCCGCCTCGGGGTTCTGTTGGTGGTAGGCCATGTAGGCCAGCACGCCGGTGCGGATTTCTTCGAACATCGTCATGCCGGGCGCGGGCTCGGTGTTGGTGGCTGCGTACAGCCGATCGGCCTCGTCCTTCACGACCGCGGCGAAGAACGACCGCTTGTCGGGGAAATAGTGGTACATCAGCGCGCGCGACACCCCGGCGCGTTCGGCAATCTCGTCGATCCGAACCTCGTCGTAAGGTCGCTTCCCGAAAACTTCCGCCCCCAGGGCGAGCAGTTCAGCGCGTCGATCCTCCGGGGATAACCGCCTTCTGGCTGTCGCCATAAGCACCGATACTACTCATGTCGTTTAAGCGCTCAGGCGAAACGAGTTTTTTCGCCGAACTTTCTTCCGCGGCGACGGCGGGGCGTTCGAGCACGCGATATCGGCGCTGGTCGAGCGCGTGCCGATGAAACCTTCGGCGGCCCAACGTTATTGAACGCATGTAAAGCGCCTGATAAGCACGGCCAGGATCGGCCGCGGACGTCGGCGCCGCCTCGCCGGCATTTTGGTACGGCCATCGAACCGCCGTCGACTCAACGCAATACGCGCTCGCACGGTTGCCATCGAATTGGTGGTCGCATTAGTAGGGGCATTGGTGGTGCGCATTGGCCGTGCGCATTGGTGGGTCGCGCGCTGCGGCGAGGCCAAAATGCGGTTTTACCAGCCATCGCGCAGGGTATTGGACACAAAAGTGGCCGCCGGGTGTAACTAACCAGGCGGCCCGCGCGACGTACTTATTGATCCGCAGCCTGCGGACCACGCGACAGAGGGGCTTCGATGCAGGAGGCGCGCGAGCGATCACCGGGTGATCGACTGGGGTTGGAGGACGGTGAGGTCCACGCCGCGATCCGGCTTGCAGTGCTGGCCATACTTGCCGGCCTGGGCTTCGTCGTCTTGGCCGCCCTGTGGGTGAGCACCTGTCCTGGCACGACGGTGGACACCGTGGCGTGCGGCGTACCCCAACGAACCGCGTTGGCGCTCGGTGGACCGCTGATCCTGTTGGGCGGCGGACTGTGGGCGTTCCTGCGCACCT
Protein-coding regions in this window:
- a CDS encoding TetR/AcrR family transcriptional regulator; amino-acid sequence: MATARRRLSPEDRRAELLALGAEVFGKRPYDEVRIDEIAERAGVSRALMYHYFPDKRSFFAAVVKDEADRLYAATNTEPAPGMTMFEEIRTGVLAYMAYHQQNPEAAWAAYVGLGRSDPVLLGIDDEAKDRQMEHIMSRIGEVVSGMPDTSALDAEIERDLRVIIYGWIAFTFEICRQRIMDPTTDADMLADACAHMLLDAIARVPNIPGKLADAMKTARDLPQR